From Lolium rigidum isolate FL_2022 unplaced genomic scaffold, APGP_CSIRO_Lrig_0.1 contig_10568_1, whole genome shotgun sequence, a single genomic window includes:
- the LOC124680235 gene encoding zinc finger protein HD1-like, with protein sequence MLMNCDFNCDLFEQEAKRRSYPWARPCDGCHAAPSAVYCHADAAYLCASCDTQVHSANRLASSHERVRVCVSCESAAAVLECHADSAALCTTCDAQVHSANPIAQRHQRVPVLPLPAVAIPAASVFAEAEAATTVYGDKEEGEEVDSWLLLERDSEDNNCTNNIDQYFNLFGYDMYYDKFSCNPGPGEEYRLQEQDVQNMYRENEVCEFAVPSQVVMASEQPESSYGMIGAEQDASMTAGTSTYTASISNGIPFSSMEVGIVPDNTRPDVSNTNIQRTSEAMELAGHSLQMPVHFSAMDRDARVLRYKEKKQARTFQKTIRYATRKAYAEARPRIKGRFAKRSDIEHELDQMLTIPALPDSGHATVLWF encoded by the exons ATGTTAATGAATTGTGATTTCAATTGTGACCTTTTCGAGCAGGAAGCCAAAAGGAGAAGTTATCCATGGGCCAGGCCATGCGATGGATGTCATGCAGCACCAAGCGCAGTATACTGCCATGCTGATGCTGCATATCTCTGCGCATCATGTGACACACAGGTTCATTCTGCTAATCGTTTGGCATCGTCCCATGAGCGTGTGCGTGTCTGTGTATCCTGTGAGAGTGCAGCCGCAGTGCTTGAATGCCATGCAGATTCCGCAGCACTGTGTACCACCTGTGATGCACAGGTGCACTCTGCTAACCCAATTGCTCAGAGGCACCAACGAGTGCCTGTGCTGCCACTCCCAGCCGTTGCCATTCCAGCAGCCTCTGTTTTCGCAGAGGCGGAAGCTGCTACCACTGTCTACGGTGacaaggaagagggagaggaggtggaCTCTTGGCTCCTGCTGGAAAGAGATTCTGAAGACAACAATTGTACCAACAACATAGATCAATACTTCAACCTTTTTGGATACGACATGTATTATGACAAGTTCAGTTGCAACCCAGGACCAGGTGAGGAATACAGACTGCAAGAACAGGATGTGCAGAACATGTACAGAGAGAATGAGGTGTGTGAGTTTGCAGTACCTTCACAAGTTGTCATGGCAAGTGAGCAGCCAGAGAGTAGTTATGGAATGATTGGGGCAGAGCAGGATGCCTCCATGACTGCTGGGACTAGTACCTACACAGCTTCCATCAGCAACGGA ATACCTTTCTCGTCAATGGAGGTCGGTATAGTACCAGACAACACCAGACCAGATGTTTCAAATACTAACATCCAAAGAACCAGTGAAGCCATGGAACTCGCGGGCCATTCACTTCAGATGCCAGTGCATTTCAGCGCCATGGATAGAGATGCCAGGGTCCTCAGGTACAAGGAGAAGAAGCAGGCGAGGACGTTCCAGAAGACCATAAGATATGCAACAAGGAAAGCATATGCAGAAGCACGGCCACGGATCAAGGGTCGCTTCGCTAAAAGATCAGATATAGAGCATGAACTAGACCAGATGTTGACAATACCAGCCCTACCAGACAGTGGTCATGCTACTGTTCTATGGTTCTGA
- the LOC124680234 gene encoding ASC1-like protein 2 — protein MDVPSIDWEAESYPAHADFAVLPFFVAFFLAVRFLLDRFVFERLGKRMIFGKGDAEKLDSETYAGKIKIRKFKESAWKGVYFLSAELLALSVTYNEPWFTNTMNFWVGPGDQIWPDQRMKFKLKVVYMYGAGFYMYSIIALLFWETRRSDFGLSMTHHVASVFLIVMSYIFRFARVGSVVLALHDASDVFLEVGKISKYSGRQVVADVSFLLFVISWVILRLIYFPFWVLRSTSYEVILVLDKEEHKSDGPIYYYVFNCLLFSLLVLHIYWWVLMCRMLMRQVQSRGHVGDDIRSDSESEEEHED, from the exons ATGGACGTCCCCTCGATCGACTGGGAGGCGGAGAGCTACCCCGCGCACGCCGACTTCGCGGTCCTCCCCTTCTTcgtcgccttcttcctcgccgtcCGCTTCCTCCTCGACCGCTTCGTCTTCGAG AGGCTAGGCAAGCGTATGATTTTTGGGAAGGGGGATGCGGAAAAGCTTGATTCTGAGACATATGCAGGGAAGATTAAAATCAGAAAATTTAAGGAATCGGCTTGGAAAGGCGTTTATTTCCTCTCCGCGGAATTACTGGCATTGAGTGTGACGTACAACGAGCCATGGTTCACGAATACGATGAACTTCTGGGTTGGACCGGGAGATCAGATTTGGCCAGATCAAAGAATGAA GTTTAAACTAAAGGTGGTTTACATGTATGGTGCTGGCTTTTATATGTACTCAATAATCGCTCTTCTGTTTTGGGAAACAAGGCGTTCAGACTTTGGTCTTTCGATGACTCATCAtgtagcatctgtttttctcatcGTAATGTCTTACATATTCAG ATTTGCACGCGTGGGTTCAGTTGTCCTTGCCCTTCATGATGCAAGTGATGTGTTCCTGGAGGTGGGAAAAATTTCCAAGTACAGTGGCCGCCAGGTGGTTGCTGATGTATCATTTCTTCTTTTCGTCATTTCTTGGGTAATCCTTCGCCTGATATATTTTCCATTCTGGGTTCTCCGGAGCACAAG CTATGAAGTTATTCTGGTTTTGGACAAGGAGGAGCATAAATCTGATGGGCCCATATACTACTATGTTTTCAACTGCCTTCTCTTCTCCCTCCTTGTTCTGCACATATATTGGTGGGTTTTAATGTGTCGAATGCTTATGAGGCAAGTTCAGTCTAGAGGGCATGTTGGGGATGACATCAGATCTG ATTCGGAATCTGAAGAGGAACATGAGGATTAA